A stretch of Manis javanica isolate MJ-LG chromosome 1, MJ_LKY, whole genome shotgun sequence DNA encodes these proteins:
- the SMIM15 gene encoding small integral membrane protein 15, translated as MFDIKAWAEYVVEWAAKDPYGFLTTVILALTPLFLASAVLSWKLAKMIEAREKEQKKKQKRQENIAKAKRLKKD; from the coding sequence ATGTTTGACATAAAGGCTTGGGCTGAGTATGTTGTGGAATGGGCTGCAAAGGACCCATATGGCTTCCTTACAACAGTTATTTTGGCCCTTACTCCACTATTTCTAGCAAGTGCTGTATTGTCCTGGAAATTGGCCAAGATGATTGAAGCCAGGGAAAAggagcaaaagaagaaacaaaaacgtCAAGAAAATATTGCAAAAGCTAAACGACTAAAAAAGGATTGA